From one Chryseobacterium sp. 3008163 genomic stretch:
- a CDS encoding YtxH domain-containing protein, whose amino-acid sequence MGNKTNGLLALLGIGALAYWKYKKSTPEEQQAVKDKINSAKDNLNKWGNDLKTKANDVASQAQNKFDEAKAKVEDTASNI is encoded by the coding sequence ATGGGAAATAAGACAAACGGATTATTAGCATTACTAGGAATTGGAGCTCTTGCATATTGGAAATACAAAAAATCTACTCCAGAAGAGCAACAAGCTGTAAAAGATAAAATTAACAGTGCAAAAGACAACCTTAACAAATGGGGTAACGATCTGAAAACAAAAGCAAACGATGTTGCTTCACAAGCTCAAAATAAATTTGACGAAGCGAAAGCTAAAGTTGAAGATACAGCTTCAAATATCTAA
- a CDS encoding isoaspartyl peptidase/L-asparaginase, with amino-acid sequence MKIIIHGGFFSESDQSHEVKVAKQNSLKDIAKKAHQYLENHSAFETVAYAVSLLENDELYNAGIGSQIQSDGIIRMSAAIMDGETQKMSGVINIQDVKNPIFVAKDLMKEDDRVLGGSGAKKYASEHGFENFSTEIPQRRKEYEAKLKTGGKGTVGCVAIDKDGKLAVATSTGGKGFEIPGRISDSATVAGNYANEFCAVSCTGVGEDIVSNATSAKIVTRVTDGMNLEEAFSKTFAELKTIDGFAGAIAIDKDGNFYHQDSYPTMVFASFDGENFEIFN; translated from the coding sequence ATGAAAATTATAATCCACGGAGGTTTTTTCTCTGAAAGCGACCAAAGCCACGAGGTGAAAGTTGCTAAACAAAACTCTTTAAAAGATATTGCCAAAAAAGCGCATCAATATTTAGAAAATCATTCTGCTTTTGAGACCGTTGCGTATGCAGTTTCTCTTTTGGAAAATGATGAGTTATACAATGCAGGAATCGGCTCGCAAATTCAAAGTGACGGAATTATCCGAATGAGTGCTGCAATAATGGATGGTGAAACGCAGAAAATGAGCGGTGTTATAAATATTCAGGATGTGAAGAATCCGATTTTTGTGGCAAAAGATTTAATGAAAGAAGATGATCGAGTTTTAGGCGGAAGTGGAGCAAAAAAATATGCTTCTGAACACGGATTTGAAAACTTTTCAACTGAAATTCCTCAGCGAAGAAAAGAATACGAAGCTAAATTAAAAACTGGCGGAAAAGGAACTGTTGGTTGTGTTGCTATTGATAAAGATGGAAAATTAGCAGTTGCTACATCTACAGGAGGAAAAGGTTTTGAAATTCCGGGAAGAATTTCAGATTCTGCGACAGTTGCAGGTAATTATGCTAATGAATTTTGTGCGGTAAGTTGTACAGGAGTTGGTGAAGACATTGTAAGCAATGCAACCTCAGCCAAGATCGTCACAAGAGTAACAGACGGAATGAATCTGGAAGAAGCTTTTAGTAAAACTTTTGCAGAATTAAAAACAATTGACGGCTTCGCAGGTGCCATTGCCATTGATAAAGACGGAAATTTCTATCATCAGGATTCATACCCTACTATGGTTTTCGCAAGTTTTGACGGAGAAAATTTTGAAATCTTTAATTAA
- a CDS encoding cyanophycinase has translation MKPVGKLIIIGGAVNKGSFSETDYDQNIEKNLNFFERGILRKIITESKNKENSIIEVITTASQIPQIVGAEYKKAFEFLGAKNVNILDIHNREEANSDAIVARANAADVVMFTGGDQLRLTSILGGTRFHDTILLKYMEQDFIYSGTSAGAAAASENMIYQGSSSEALLKGEIKTTQGLGLIDNVIVDTHFVQRGRIGRLFQAVVNNPRTLGIGLGEDTGLFIHNDSMTAVGSGLVIIVDGRFIKDTNLTNINLGEPISIDNLTVHVMSMNDHYDLTTRKLTIENSQFNPIPQT, from the coding sequence ATGAAACCTGTTGGAAAATTAATTATTATCGGTGGAGCTGTTAATAAAGGCAGTTTCTCCGAAACCGATTACGATCAGAATATTGAAAAAAACCTTAACTTTTTTGAAAGAGGAATTTTAAGAAAAATCATCACTGAATCTAAGAATAAGGAAAATTCAATCATTGAAGTAATCACTACAGCATCCCAAATCCCTCAAATTGTAGGTGCCGAATATAAAAAAGCTTTTGAATTTTTAGGAGCAAAAAACGTTAACATTCTTGATATTCACAACCGTGAAGAAGCAAACTCTGATGCCATAGTTGCCCGAGCAAATGCTGCCGATGTAGTAATGTTCACGGGTGGTGATCAGTTACGATTAACTTCTATTCTTGGCGGAACAAGATTTCACGATACCATTCTGCTAAAATATATGGAGCAGGATTTTATCTACTCCGGAACTTCTGCTGGAGCTGCAGCTGCATCTGAAAATATGATTTACCAGGGAAGCAGTTCTGAAGCACTTTTAAAAGGAGAAATAAAAACCACACAAGGATTAGGTTTGATCGACAATGTGATCGTTGATACACACTTTGTACAACGTGGCAGAATCGGGCGTCTTTTTCAGGCTGTAGTCAATAATCCGAGAACTTTGGGAATTGGTTTGGGTGAAGACACAGGATTGTTTATTCACAACGACTCAATGACCGCTGTTGGTTCAGGACTTGTAATTATTGTTGACGGAAGATTTATTAAAGATACCAATCTTACCAATATCAATTTGGGTGAACCAATTTCCATCGATAATCTGACTGTTCACGTCATGTCAATGAATGACCACTATGATTTAACGACGAGAAAATTAACGATAGAAAATTCTCAATTTAATCCGATTCCACAAACGTAA
- the cphA gene encoding cyanophycin synthetase: MKIEKIQALRGPNIWSIRRKKLIQMRLDLEEMENFPTNKIEGFRERIEKLIPSLITHRCSEGTHGGFFHRIETGTWMGHVIEHIALEIQTLAGMECGFGRTRETKSPGIYNVVFDYIEENTGIYAAEQAVEIAHALINGDEYDINACIQRLKEIRERVRLGPSTGSIVQEAVSRKIPWIRLGTNSLVQLGYGVNQQRFQATITGNTSSIAVDIACNKELTKRMLHDAAIPVPIGDLVTNEEQLQSVIRKIEYPVVLKPLDGNHGKGSSINVNDWEVAKIGLEHAQKYSNKVIVEKYITGYDFRVLVINNKMVAAARRVPAHVVGDGEMNLQQLIDKENQDPRRGYGHENVLTEIAIDKDTTELLEKLNYTLDTVPQKGEVVYLKSTANLSTGGTSIDVTDMVHPENITMAERVSKIIGLDVCGIDIMAENLTQPLKESGGAIIEVNAAPGFRMHLAPSEGLPRNVAAPVVDMLYPQGKQFTIPIIAVTGTNGKTTTTRLISHIVKNNGYRVGFTTSDGIYIQNTMLTKGDTTGPISAEFILKDPTVEFAVLETARGGILRSGLGFSQCDIGVLTNIKEDHLGLNDIHNLKDLTKVKRVVLDSVKKNGWSVLNAMDEYSMRIINDLPSNVAIFSLDENNEHIKKFAKEGRTTCVYEEGYVTIKKGDWKIRIGKVKDFPITMEGKAKFMIDNVLAASLACYLYGFGIEDISNSLRTFIPSAQLTPGRLNVFNFKNFKVLIDFAHNPAGYEAIEDYLKNVESTKKIGIISGVGDRRDEDIRLCGKIAGRMFDHIIIRNEKHLRGRTEEEINGLIIDGMQGSGKDVSYETIPKEIDALKHAMGMAEEGTFITALSDVISNAIDLVQDYQSRELLEDDKF, encoded by the coding sequence ATGAAAATTGAGAAGATACAAGCTTTGAGGGGTCCTAATATCTGGAGTATTAGAAGAAAGAAGTTGATACAGATGCGTTTGGATCTTGAAGAGATGGAAAATTTTCCCACCAATAAAATTGAAGGCTTCCGTGAAAGAATAGAGAAATTGATTCCTTCACTCATCACTCATAGATGTTCAGAAGGTACACATGGCGGTTTTTTCCACCGTATAGAAACAGGAACCTGGATGGGGCATGTCATAGAGCACATTGCTTTGGAGATTCAGACTCTTGCAGGTATGGAATGTGGATTCGGGAGAACTCGTGAAACAAAATCTCCGGGTATCTATAATGTAGTATTTGATTATATTGAAGAAAATACAGGGATCTACGCTGCCGAACAAGCTGTTGAGATTGCTCATGCATTAATTAATGGAGATGAATATGATATCAATGCTTGTATTCAAAGATTAAAAGAAATCAGAGAACGTGTACGTTTAGGTCCATCCACAGGAAGTATTGTACAAGAAGCGGTTTCAAGAAAAATTCCATGGATCAGGTTGGGTACAAATTCTTTGGTGCAATTAGGCTATGGTGTTAATCAACAGAGATTTCAGGCTACCATTACCGGAAATACCAGCTCAATTGCTGTAGATATTGCCTGTAACAAAGAACTGACAAAAAGAATGTTGCACGATGCAGCAATTCCGGTTCCGATTGGTGACTTGGTTACCAATGAAGAGCAGTTGCAAAGTGTTATCAGGAAGATTGAATATCCTGTGGTACTTAAGCCTTTGGACGGGAACCACGGAAAAGGATCTTCTATCAATGTGAATGATTGGGAAGTTGCAAAAATCGGTTTAGAACATGCTCAAAAATATTCAAATAAAGTAATTGTTGAAAAATATATTACTGGTTACGATTTCAGAGTTTTAGTTATTAATAATAAAATGGTTGCTGCAGCAAGACGTGTTCCTGCGCATGTGGTTGGAGATGGAGAAATGAATCTTCAGCAGCTCATTGACAAAGAAAATCAAGATCCGAGAAGAGGTTATGGGCATGAAAATGTGCTTACCGAAATCGCAATTGATAAAGATACTACCGAATTACTCGAAAAACTTAATTATACTTTAGATACAGTTCCCCAAAAAGGAGAAGTTGTTTATCTTAAATCAACCGCTAACCTTTCTACGGGTGGAACTTCTATCGATGTTACCGACATGGTACATCCGGAAAACATCACGATGGCAGAAAGGGTTTCTAAAATCATCGGTTTAGATGTCTGCGGAATTGATATTATGGCAGAAAACCTTACCCAGCCTTTAAAAGAAAGTGGTGGAGCCATCATTGAAGTAAATGCTGCTCCAGGTTTCAGAATGCACTTAGCACCAAGCGAAGGTCTTCCGAGAAACGTTGCTGCGCCGGTTGTAGATATGTTGTATCCTCAAGGAAAGCAGTTTACGATTCCGATTATTGCGGTGACGGGAACCAATGGTAAAACGACAACGACAAGATTGATTTCACACATTGTGAAAAATAACGGATACAGAGTTGGTTTCACAACATCAGACGGTATCTATATTCAGAATACGATGCTGACGAAAGGTGACACTACGGGTCCTATATCTGCTGAATTTATATTAAAAGATCCTACGGTAGAATTTGCAGTTTTAGAAACAGCAAGAGGCGGAATTCTCCGCTCTGGTTTAGGTTTTTCTCAGTGTGATATTGGAGTTTTAACCAATATTAAAGAAGATCATTTGGGATTAAATGATATTCATAACCTGAAAGATTTAACGAAAGTAAAAAGGGTAGTTTTAGACAGCGTAAAGAAAAATGGCTGGAGCGTACTGAACGCAATGGATGAATATTCTATGCGAATCATCAATGATTTACCGAGTAATGTGGCTATTTTCAGTTTAGATGAAAATAACGAACATATCAAAAAATTTGCTAAAGAAGGCCGTACAACATGCGTCTACGAAGAAGGATATGTCACCATCAAAAAAGGTGACTGGAAAATCAGAATCGGAAAAGTGAAAGATTTTCCGATTACAATGGAGGGGAAGGCAAAATTCATGATCGATAATGTTTTGGCTGCAAGTTTAGCATGTTACCTTTATGGTTTTGGGATTGAGGATATTTCAAATTCCCTTCGTACATTTATTCCAAGTGCACAGTTGACTCCGGGAAGGTTGAATGTATTTAATTTTAAAAACTTTAAAGTTCTCATCGATTTTGCTCACAATCCTGCGGGATATGAAGCAATCGAAGATTATCTTAAAAATGTAGAGTCTACCAAGAAAATAGGAATTATTTCTGGTGTAGGAGACCGTCGTGATGAAGATATCAGATTATGTGGAAAAATTGCAGGTAGAATGTTTGACCATATCATTATAAGAAACGAAAAGCATCTTAGAGGGAGAACTGAGGAAGAAATTAATGGCTTGATTATCGATGGAATGCAGGGCTCAGGAAAAGATGTAAGTTATGAGACGATTCCAAAAGAAATCGATGCACTAAAACACGCAATGGGAATGGCTGAAGAAGGTACCTTCATTACCGCTTTGAGTGATGTGATTTCTAATGCCATAGATTTGGTGCAGGATTATCAGTCGAGAGAATTGCTTGAAGATGATAAATTTTAA